The Planococcus liqunii genome includes a region encoding these proteins:
- a CDS encoding MBL fold metallo-hydrolase, producing MYKQLNERIFIIDGMDLGLEERTGTYVIAEEELTLIDTSASPSVPYIKKGLEELGYQLDQVKYIIVTHIHLDHAGGAGLLLKDCPNAKIVVHPKGARHLAKPERLIAGAKQVYGDKFDKLFEPIVPIPEERLLIKGEGGQLKIGPSCTLEFWDTPGHANHHFGIVDPRSNGIFAGDTVGIRYEQLAKDGIDFFLPSTSPNQFDPQAMKHAISRMQSQHFSAIYYGHFGMTEKTDLALRQVSEWLDIFMAEAEKTFAKGLGPDELAGRLQERIQKHLQGLGVGDDHEVYKIIELDLEVSAMGMADYFLKLQKAAAPSEKQ from the coding sequence ATGTACAAACAGCTGAACGAACGGATTTTCATTATCGACGGAATGGATCTGGGGTTAGAGGAACGCACCGGCACCTACGTGATTGCCGAAGAAGAACTGACGTTGATTGACACAAGTGCCAGCCCATCAGTGCCGTATATTAAGAAGGGGCTCGAAGAACTCGGATATCAACTCGACCAGGTCAAATACATAATTGTCACCCACATTCACCTGGACCATGCTGGAGGAGCCGGGCTTTTGCTGAAGGACTGCCCAAACGCCAAAATTGTGGTCCATCCGAAAGGGGCACGCCATCTGGCAAAACCGGAGCGCCTGATTGCCGGAGCGAAGCAAGTATACGGCGATAAATTTGATAAGTTATTTGAGCCGATTGTGCCGATTCCGGAAGAGCGGCTGCTCATAAAAGGCGAAGGCGGCCAATTGAAAATCGGTCCGTCCTGTACACTGGAATTTTGGGATACCCCGGGGCATGCCAACCATCATTTCGGAATTGTGGATCCCAGAAGCAATGGCATTTTTGCCGGCGATACGGTCGGCATCCGGTACGAACAGCTGGCAAAAGACGGAATTGATTTCTTTTTGCCGTCCACTTCACCCAACCAGTTTGATCCGCAAGCGATGAAACACGCCATTTCACGGATGCAGTCCCAGCATTTCAGCGCCATTTACTACGGCCATTTTGGCATGACGGAAAAAACGGATTTGGCGCTCCGCCAAGTATCGGAGTGGCTGGATATTTTCATGGCGGAAGCCGAAAAAACTTTTGCAAAAGGGCTTGGTCCGGATGAACTTGCAGGGCGCCTGCAAGAGCGCATCCAGAAGCACCTCCAGGGGCTGGGCGTGGGGGATGATCATGAAGTGTACAAAATCATTGAACTTGATTTGGAAGTCAGCGCCATGGGAATGGCTGACTATTTTTTAAAGCTGCAAAAGGCGGCAGCGCCCAGTGAAAAGCAGTGA
- a CDS encoding TVP38/TMEM64 family protein yields MEQFEYTLENFIAGFGWFAPLLFVLLHLLRPLLFLPVVLVCVIGGVLFGFFKGALLSFIGLTLMSLVSYILVNKFPKFKKKMTELKNKMFANRKISVGQVMILRIMPFVHFHLLSLYLMEMTQSRKEYMYYSMLGLILPAVIYTAFGEAITELPWYMTVFFFAVLIGVYVIVGKMNKVRLASTVGNSKKRA; encoded by the coding sequence ATGGAACAATTCGAATATACATTGGAGAATTTCATTGCCGGATTTGGATGGTTTGCCCCTCTTCTTTTTGTGCTTTTGCATTTATTGCGGCCGCTTCTTTTTTTGCCGGTCGTCTTGGTTTGTGTCATTGGCGGCGTGCTTTTCGGATTTTTTAAAGGGGCCCTCCTGTCTTTTATTGGCCTTACGCTAATGAGCCTCGTTTCGTATATTCTCGTCAATAAGTTTCCAAAGTTCAAAAAGAAGATGACTGAACTAAAAAACAAAATGTTCGCCAACCGCAAAATCTCAGTTGGCCAAGTGATGATTTTGCGCATCATGCCTTTTGTACATTTCCATTTGCTTTCCCTGTATTTAATGGAAATGACCCAAAGCCGCAAAGAATACATGTATTACTCCATGCTAGGGCTGATCTTGCCCGCTGTCATTTATACGGCTTTCGGCGAAGCCATTACCGAGCTCCCCTGGTATATGACCGTATTCTTTTTCGCCGTTCTGATCGGAGTTTATGTGATTGTCGGGAAGATGAATAAAGTCCGGCTGGCTTCAACTGTCGGCAATTCAAAAAAGCGTGCCTGA
- a CDS encoding DUF2512 family protein: MKHLIALAIKFVMIAAVLLIILTGFFEVSFADTLLISLALTFIAYAMGDLLIFRSSGKRSEQATRNSIATIADVAVAILVIWLIGEALVGSGTDVITPAIISGLFIGGGEWFFHQYLDSRVFRDRKSRTTTTA; encoded by the coding sequence ATGAAGCATCTCATCGCCTTAGCCATTAAGTTCGTCATGATTGCCGCTGTACTGTTGATCATATTAACTGGATTTTTCGAGGTTTCATTTGCGGATACATTATTAATCAGTTTGGCTTTGACCTTCATCGCTTATGCCATGGGCGATCTGCTGATTTTCCGCAGCAGCGGAAAGCGTTCTGAACAGGCGACCCGCAACTCCATTGCTACCATCGCCGATGTGGCTGTAGCCATCCTGGTCATTTGGCTTATAGGGGAAGCCCTGGTCGGCAGCGGCACTGATGTCATTACTCCTGCAATTATCTCCGGCTTGTTTATCGGTGGCGGCGAATGGTTTTTCCATCAATATTTGGATAGCCGGGTATTCCGCGACAGAAAAAGCCGCACTACAACTACTGCTTGA
- a CDS encoding carbon starvation CstA family protein: MITFFVSIIILVIAYFTYGKFIEKMFDPAETRKTPAYANQDGVDFVPMNKHKNALIQLLNIAGTGPIFGPIMGALYGPVAFLWIVIGSIFAGAVHDYLTGMISIRNKGAHIPELAGKFLGAVSRHIVNVFALLLLLLVGTVFVTTPASLLAILLDGKVALGIIIAVIFAYYFLSTILPIDKIIGRMYPYFGAILLVGTLGVGIALVFSDYTIPELNLTNMHPADLPIFPMLFFTITCGALSGFHATQSPIISRTVQKESQGRYIFYGMMIAEAIIAMIWAAASMSIFDGQTLSGIINSGTPSAVVNEVSMTLLGAVGGTIAVLGAIVLPITSGDTAFRAARSIIADYIKLDQQKIMKRLVIAVPLFAISVLLTQIDFNLLWRYFSWANQATAAIALWIGTMYLYIQGKNYLVSMAPAIFITYMVFVYILNQKIGFNLDLNISFIIGFVLTIIIVAMFYAKARKNREEDVETAVAVD, from the coding sequence ATGATAACTTTTTTTGTTTCGATTATCATATTGGTTATAGCTTATTTTACATACGGAAAATTTATTGAAAAAATGTTCGATCCGGCTGAAACAAGAAAAACACCAGCATACGCCAATCAGGACGGCGTCGATTTCGTCCCAATGAACAAGCACAAGAACGCATTGATCCAATTACTGAATATTGCAGGAACCGGCCCGATTTTCGGGCCAATTATGGGCGCATTGTACGGCCCGGTCGCATTTCTGTGGATTGTCATTGGATCTATTTTTGCCGGGGCTGTCCATGACTATTTGACAGGCATGATTTCCATCCGCAACAAAGGCGCCCATATTCCGGAACTTGCCGGCAAATTTTTAGGGGCGGTATCAAGACACATTGTAAACGTATTTGCCTTGCTGCTTCTGCTGTTGGTGGGTACTGTATTTGTCACTACACCGGCATCTTTATTAGCCATTTTGCTGGACGGAAAAGTAGCATTGGGCATCATCATCGCAGTCATTTTTGCTTATTATTTCTTATCGACCATTTTGCCGATCGACAAAATCATTGGCAGAATGTATCCGTATTTTGGAGCGATTCTGCTGGTTGGAACTCTTGGAGTGGGGATTGCACTCGTATTCTCGGACTATACGATTCCAGAATTGAATTTGACGAACATGCACCCGGCTGATTTGCCGATCTTCCCGATGCTGTTCTTTACAATCACATGCGGGGCTTTATCGGGCTTCCATGCGACCCAGTCGCCGATCATTTCCAGAACGGTGCAAAAAGAATCGCAAGGACGTTATATTTTCTATGGCATGATGATTGCTGAAGCGATTATCGCGATGATTTGGGCAGCGGCTTCGATGAGTATTTTCGATGGCCAGACGCTGAGCGGCATCATCAATTCGGGTACACCGTCTGCAGTGGTCAACGAAGTGTCGATGACCTTATTGGGTGCAGTGGGCGGCACCATTGCGGTTCTCGGTGCCATTGTCTTGCCGATCACTTCAGGAGATACGGCATTCCGCGCAGCGCGTTCGATTATAGCGGACTATATCAAACTTGATCAGCAAAAAATCATGAAACGCTTGGTCATTGCGGTTCCGTTGTTTGCCATTTCGGTCCTCTTGACGCAAATTGATTTCAACTTGCTGTGGCGATATTTCTCTTGGGCAAACCAGGCGACTGCTGCAATCGCTTTATGGATCGGTACGATGTACTTGTACATCCAAGGAAAAAACTACTTGGTTTCCATGGCACCGGCCATCTTCATTACGTACATGGTGTTCGTCTACATTTTGAACCAGAAAATCGGTTTCAATCTTGACTTGAACATTTCGTTCATCATCGGTTTTGTTTTGACAATCATTATTGTCGCGATGTTCTATGCGAAAGCCAGAAAGAACCGGGAAGAAGATGTGGAAACTGCCGTAGCAGTCGATTAA
- a CDS encoding GDSL-type esterase/lipase family protein: MEKSAQKGAPLTEAPLANLQQQKNLFHINHIVILGDSVAYGYGTKGGISKYLKESFLHSKITNLGINGLTSNGMVERLRSGVWDKVIATADLVLINIGGNDLLHGFRGQGAKGLVRQFTVIKRTFRQNLLETYRHLRGLNENIIIVQNNLYNSMKKEVQYFGFTDLLLRLWNSAIGEKGVIVSKTDLMGKNPEIWLDSIHPNDEGYKLMHELLMKTLSSTGFIYHPTENNQHS, translated from the coding sequence TTGGAAAAAAGTGCACAAAAGGGCGCACCTCTAACAGAAGCGCCACTTGCAAATTTGCAGCAACAGAAAAATCTATTTCATATAAATCATATTGTCATTTTAGGTGATTCGGTCGCATATGGCTATGGCACAAAGGGCGGTATTTCCAAATATTTAAAAGAAAGCTTCCTGCACAGCAAAATTACCAATCTCGGCATCAATGGTTTAACGAGCAACGGTATGGTCGAGCGGCTGCGCTCCGGTGTTTGGGACAAAGTGATCGCAACAGCGGATCTGGTGTTGATTAATATCGGCGGCAATGACTTGCTTCATGGATTTAGGGGGCAGGGAGCTAAAGGCCTGGTCCGCCAATTCACAGTAATTAAACGGACGTTCCGCCAAAACTTGCTCGAAACGTACCGCCATCTGCGTGGACTGAATGAAAACATAATTATCGTGCAGAACAATTTGTATAACTCCATGAAAAAAGAAGTGCAGTATTTTGGATTTACGGACTTGCTTTTGCGGTTATGGAACTCGGCTATTGGAGAAAAAGGCGTTATCGTGTCAAAAACCGATTTAATGGGCAAAAACCCTGAGATTTGGCTGGACTCCATTCATCCGAATGACGAAGGCTATAAACTGATGCACGAATTATTGATGAAGACTTTATCATCGACAGGGTTTATTTATCATCCAACGGAAAACAACCAACATTCTTAA
- a CDS encoding GNAT family N-acetyltransferase: MLIRYKKSCEKIAMGLLSFMPLERNIKKLRQTMQDYEENPACQLFMWKKGEDFIGMIGIQTNGPVFTVRHISVMPSYRGEGVGQTMLEKIQEQMEPLEMHALEETRPFIDVYKEKRKAFDR; the protein is encoded by the coding sequence ATGTTAATCAGATATAAAAAATCTTGCGAAAAGATTGCCATGGGTTTGCTTTCATTCATGCCTTTGGAAAGAAACATTAAAAAATTGAGACAGACCATGCAAGATTACGAAGAGAACCCGGCCTGCCAGTTATTCATGTGGAAGAAAGGAGAAGACTTTATTGGCATGATTGGAATACAAACAAACGGCCCGGTCTTCACCGTGCGCCATATATCGGTTATGCCTTCTTATCGAGGAGAAGGGGTTGGGCAAACCATGCTGGAAAAGATCCAGGAACAGATGGAACCTTTGGAAATGCATGCCTTAGAAGAAACCAGGCCTTTCATTGACGTTTATAAAGAAAAGAGAAAAGCTTTCGATCGATGA
- a CDS encoding divergent PAP2 family protein, which yields MKQMNRGIATSLSAIGIAQALKIFTHKKVTGKWDLKQAFTTGGMPSSHSAGVSALASYVAANKGTGHTETALAVVFGTIVMYDAQGIRRHTGEIAHLVNDLEDSFVSLSGDFPSLEFEKREKELKEILGHQPIEVLGGAVFGVLFGLISAQIENDERRRNRRINRKNASKVQFNSNEVYIPAKRRDIKNRR from the coding sequence ATCAAGCAAATGAACAGAGGTATTGCAACCTCATTGTCAGCAATTGGAATAGCACAGGCTTTAAAAATATTCACCCATAAAAAAGTAACCGGGAAATGGGATTTGAAACAGGCATTTACAACAGGTGGCATGCCAAGTTCCCACTCAGCCGGCGTTTCTGCCCTTGCTTCATACGTAGCGGCGAACAAAGGAACTGGCCATACTGAAACCGCATTGGCTGTCGTGTTTGGAACAATCGTCATGTATGATGCTCAAGGAATCCGCCGCCACACCGGTGAAATTGCACATCTTGTAAATGATTTGGAAGACAGTTTTGTTTCCTTGTCCGGCGATTTTCCAAGTCTTGAATTTGAAAAACGTGAAAAAGAACTGAAAGAGATTCTTGGGCATCAGCCGATCGAAGTGCTTGGAGGGGCTGTTTTCGGCGTCTTATTCGGACTGATTTCCGCGCAGATTGAAAATGACGAGCGGCGCCGAAATCGGCGTATTAACCGCAAAAATGCTTCTAAAGTTCAATTCAACTCGAACGAAGTTTACATCCCAGCCAAAAGACGGGATATTAAGAATAGAAGATAA
- a CDS encoding FAD-binding oxidoreductase, whose protein sequence is MTEQTITIVIEALKAALTEEQVTINETVRELHGRDESYHGLQLPDIVVFPETAEQVSAIMKISNQFHIPVIPFGLGSSLEGHVIPTEGGITIDFSLMNKVLEIMGNDFLVKVQPGVTRLQLNKELKKYGLFFSVDPGADATIGGMVATNASGTTSVKYGVMRDQIRDLEVVLADGMVIHTGNLAAKSSSGLHLNGLFTGSEGTLGCFTEITLRVYGIPEHVSAARACFPSVNDAVEAVVSILQAGIPVARVELVDEPSIRQANLYSETDYQEKPTLFLEFHGNEAGLKQDVEFMKDIVEGHGCSEIQFETDTASRNKLWEARHNLAYAFIHGYPGKKMMVTDVCLPISELAGAVAHAREHLESLGLIGGIVGHVGDGNFHVLLMMDLDNPEETAKAADFNERIVLYALERGGTCTGEHGVGIGKQKYQQQEHGDALLVMEKIKQALDPHNLLNPNKNVKAAEKGVHL, encoded by the coding sequence ATGACTGAACAGACCATCACCATCGTCATCGAAGCTTTAAAAGCGGCGTTGACTGAAGAACAGGTTACGATCAATGAAACCGTGAGAGAACTGCATGGCAGAGACGAATCTTATCACGGCCTGCAATTGCCGGACATCGTCGTTTTTCCTGAAACAGCCGAACAAGTCAGCGCTATTATGAAAATCTCGAACCAATTTCACATTCCGGTGATACCGTTTGGATTGGGATCCAGTCTCGAAGGGCATGTCATCCCGACCGAAGGCGGAATCACCATCGATTTTTCCTTGATGAATAAAGTGCTTGAAATCATGGGGAATGATTTTCTCGTGAAGGTGCAGCCTGGCGTAACACGCTTGCAGCTAAACAAGGAATTGAAAAAATACGGATTGTTCTTCAGTGTAGACCCAGGAGCAGATGCCACAATCGGCGGGATGGTCGCCACAAATGCGAGCGGCACAACATCGGTCAAATACGGCGTTATGCGTGACCAGATCCGTGACTTGGAAGTCGTTCTGGCAGACGGAATGGTGATCCATACCGGAAACTTGGCAGCCAAGTCGTCGTCCGGCCTTCATTTGAACGGCCTTTTTACCGGTTCCGAAGGGACACTCGGCTGCTTTACCGAAATTACACTGCGCGTCTACGGTATCCCGGAGCACGTTTCAGCAGCACGGGCTTGCTTCCCATCGGTCAATGATGCAGTGGAAGCGGTGGTGTCCATTTTGCAGGCTGGCATTCCGGTAGCGCGTGTCGAACTTGTTGATGAACCGTCGATTCGCCAAGCAAATCTTTACAGTGAAACCGACTATCAAGAAAAACCGACGCTGTTTTTGGAATTCCACGGCAACGAAGCGGGACTGAAGCAAGATGTGGAATTCATGAAAGACATTGTGGAAGGCCATGGCTGCTCGGAAATTCAGTTTGAAACCGATACTGCGAGCCGCAATAAACTGTGGGAAGCGCGCCATAATCTGGCATACGCATTCATTCACGGCTATCCCGGCAAGAAAATGATGGTGACGGATGTCTGCCTGCCGATTTCAGAACTGGCAGGGGCAGTGGCTCATGCACGAGAACACCTCGAAAGCTTAGGCCTGATCGGCGGAATTGTCGGCCATGTCGGCGACGGCAATTTCCATGTGCTGCTGATGATGGATTTGGATAATCCGGAAGAAACGGCGAAAGCGGCTGATTTCAACGAACGCATCGTGTTATATGCGCTAGAGCGCGGCGGTACCTGCACAGGTGAACACGGAGTGGGCATCGGCAAACAGAAATACCAGCAGCAGGAACACGGGGATGCACTGCTGGTAATGGAAAAAATCAAGCAGGCGCTGGATCCTCACAATCTCCTGAATCCGAATAAAAACGTCAAAGCAGCTGAGAAGGGAGTTCATCTATGA
- a CDS encoding NAD(P)H-hydrate dehydratase, whose translation MAHTHQTESMWTIKHVKETLPKRDQASHKGTFGTGLLVAGSRDMPGAAILSGLGAMRSGIGKLEIATEPEVISLMVSTLPEATYVRSGLQKIADGLVDLSPYRAVAMGPGILPDRLTEQAIENILDSHSPLVLDAGALSQRNYMERPAPVILTPHPGEFSRITGVDLQELLPKRSFYAAKFAKKLGVAIVLKGDKTVIAFPDGETWTNPTGNAALAKGGTGDTLTGMLLGMLCCHEDWKHAVLNAVFLHGACADKWTETRSIHTLLAHEISGLLPEVWKSAERE comes from the coding sequence ATGGCGCATACCCATCAAACAGAATCCATGTGGACGATCAAGCACGTAAAAGAAACCCTTCCAAAAAGAGATCAAGCCAGCCATAAAGGCACGTTCGGAACCGGCTTGCTGGTGGCCGGCAGCCGCGACATGCCTGGAGCGGCCATTTTATCCGGGCTCGGCGCGATGCGGTCAGGCATCGGCAAGCTTGAAATCGCCACTGAACCAGAAGTGATTTCGCTGATGGTGTCTACCTTGCCGGAAGCGACCTATGTCCGCAGCGGGCTGCAAAAAATCGCAGACGGCCTAGTGGATTTATCTCCTTACCGTGCTGTTGCGATGGGCCCCGGCATTCTGCCTGACCGGCTGACAGAACAAGCCATCGAAAACATCCTTGATAGCCATTCCCCCTTAGTTTTGGATGCCGGCGCATTATCGCAGCGAAATTATATGGAACGTCCTGCACCTGTCATATTAACTCCTCATCCCGGAGAATTCAGCCGAATAACGGGAGTGGATCTGCAGGAGCTTCTGCCGAAACGAAGCTTCTATGCAGCCAAGTTCGCAAAAAAGCTGGGCGTTGCCATTGTTTTAAAAGGAGACAAAACGGTCATCGCTTTTCCTGACGGGGAAACTTGGACCAATCCTACCGGCAATGCCGCACTTGCCAAAGGCGGAACCGGCGATACGTTGACTGGGATGCTGCTTGGCATGCTTTGCTGCCATGAGGATTGGAAGCATGCGGTTTTAAATGCGGTGTTTTTGCACGGCGCCTGTGCCGATAAATGGACAGAAACCCGTTCAATCCATACGCTGCTTGCCCATGAAATCAGCGGACTTCTTCCGGAAGTATGGAAAAGCGCGGAAAGAGAATGA
- a CDS encoding ZIP family metal transporter, with protein sequence MAQALLWGAVAGGANLLGALIVMAFNLPQKLIGYIMALGTGALIGAVAFELLDEAMEISGLTQIALGFLGGALVFTILDILVTRKGGMHRKRSGHGSDAPSNSEAGAGMAIFIGTIMDAIPETAMIGLGIAQGGGVGYALVAAVFISNLPEGISSTTGLQKGGYHKKKVLWMWVFVLVASALSSLAGYTFLENATEDLQAILSAFAAGGIIAMVASTMMPEAHEKGGPIAGFITAAGIFITLLLQQI encoded by the coding sequence ATGGCACAAGCGCTGTTATGGGGAGCAGTGGCAGGAGGAGCAAATTTGCTCGGCGCATTGATCGTGATGGCGTTTAATTTGCCTCAAAAACTGATTGGCTACATTATGGCGCTTGGTACAGGAGCGTTGATCGGGGCCGTGGCTTTTGAGCTGCTCGATGAAGCGATGGAAATCAGCGGATTGACCCAGATTGCACTAGGCTTTCTCGGGGGAGCTCTTGTTTTCACGATATTGGATATTCTCGTAACCCGGAAAGGCGGAATGCACCGGAAGCGGTCCGGCCACGGAAGTGATGCCCCGAGCAATTCAGAAGCAGGAGCCGGAATGGCAATTTTTATCGGAACCATCATGGATGCGATTCCAGAGACGGCGATGATCGGCCTTGGAATCGCGCAAGGCGGGGGCGTCGGCTATGCGTTGGTCGCAGCTGTCTTCATCAGCAATCTGCCTGAAGGCATTTCCAGTACGACCGGTTTGCAAAAAGGCGGCTACCATAAAAAGAAAGTGCTGTGGATGTGGGTGTTTGTGCTGGTTGCTTCCGCGCTTAGTTCACTCGCTGGCTATACGTTCCTGGAGAATGCCACGGAAGATCTCCAGGCGATACTCAGTGCGTTTGCCGCAGGCGGCATCATCGCCATGGTCGCTTCGACCATGATGCCGGAAGCCCATGAAAAAGGTGGTCCGATCGCCGGCTTTATTACAGCGGCCGGCATCTTTATCACGCTGCTGTTGCAGCAGATTTAA
- a CDS encoding DUF1259 domain-containing protein produces MKALKEGMNHMQLAETAMERVSALLDAEVESIGGTHAVKKSRTLYICNEKLCFACTLELDISIKQLRPDGKALNFAEILLLPEEVEAFTSALVENKIPLPTSFRQWTVVNPHIVAVNLETLEPPEHFAGRLAAALELVEPKEGLLDFKTS; encoded by the coding sequence ATGAAAGCTTTAAAAGAAGGGATGAACCATATGCAGTTAGCTGAAACAGCAATGGAAAGGGTAAGCGCCTTATTGGATGCAGAAGTAGAATCGATTGGCGGAACACATGCCGTAAAAAAGAGCCGCACGCTTTATATTTGCAATGAGAAACTTTGCTTTGCCTGCACATTGGAATTGGATATTTCCATCAAACAATTGCGGCCCGACGGAAAGGCCCTCAATTTTGCAGAGATTCTCTTGCTCCCGGAAGAAGTTGAAGCGTTTACTTCGGCTTTAGTGGAAAATAAGATTCCATTGCCGACTTCGTTCCGCCAATGGACAGTGGTAAATCCCCATATTGTTGCAGTGAATTTGGAAACGCTGGAACCGCCTGAACATTTTGCCGGCCGCTTGGCTGCAGCTTTAGAGCTGGTGGAGCCAAAGGAAGGACTTTTGGATTTTAAAACTTCTTAA
- a CDS encoding GNAT family N-acetyltransferase, with protein MKFRTLLDSDLEKVDALFQECLKDLLKRERFNDDGVLWTEEVDRLNQAAQKSIVDPVNRFFVAEKEKKLLGTIALQTPGKMLNSMVDVQPGELEVACVYVHPEHQRSGIGDFLFQQACRELKAIGKQKFYLDAGFTSSQQYWLSKLGEPSRLLENYWGPGKPHMVWVKKVG; from the coding sequence ATGAAGTTCAGAACCCTTTTGGATAGTGACTTAGAAAAAGTGGATGCATTGTTTCAGGAATGCTTGAAGGATTTGCTGAAGCGCGAAAGATTTAACGACGATGGGGTTTTATGGACAGAAGAAGTTGACAGGCTGAACCAAGCCGCGCAAAAAAGTATAGTGGACCCGGTAAACCGGTTCTTTGTTGCCGAAAAAGAGAAAAAATTGCTGGGAACCATCGCCCTTCAGACACCAGGCAAAATGTTGAACTCGATGGTTGATGTGCAACCCGGAGAACTGGAAGTTGCTTGCGTGTATGTGCATCCTGAACACCAGCGGTCCGGAATCGGTGACTTTTTGTTTCAACAAGCCTGCCGGGAACTGAAAGCGATTGGCAAACAGAAGTTTTATTTAGACGCCGGTTTTACGAGTTCCCAACAATACTGGCTATCCAAATTAGGCGAACCGAGCCGGCTTCTGGAGAACTACTGGGGCCCCGGAAAGCCGCATATGGTTTGGGTAAAAAAAGTCGGCTAA
- a CDS encoding bile acid:sodium symporter family protein, producing MKFLESLSTFAGKYFAVWVIAIAVIAFLIPEPFLGFGSYITILLGIVMFGMGLTLKPVDFKIVLMRPMPVIIGVAAQFIIMPLVAFTIAYLLKLPPELAAGLVLLGCVPGGTASNVMVYLAKGNLALSVAMTSLSTLLAPVMTPLLLLLLAGQWLPVDPVSMFMSIVQVIIIPIALGLIVQKVLPKAVEKSVTVVPLISVLAILIIVSAVTAANAANVVSAGFIVFVAVFLHNGFGLLLGYLTAKAMGLNENDRRAISIEVGMQNSGLGVALATAHFSPLAALPSVWGAIWHNISGPILATIWSKKPADQEQTDALPAAEKVPAKAKLQKY from the coding sequence ATGAAATTTCTTGAATCGTTAAGTACATTTGCCGGCAAATATTTTGCCGTTTGGGTCATCGCCATTGCGGTCATTGCCTTTTTGATTCCCGAACCGTTTCTCGGGTTCGGCAGCTATATCACCATCTTGCTCGGCATTGTCATGTTCGGCATGGGGCTGACCTTGAAGCCCGTCGATTTCAAAATCGTCTTGATGCGACCAATGCCGGTCATTATCGGAGTAGCAGCCCAGTTTATCATCATGCCACTGGTCGCTTTTACGATTGCTTATCTCCTGAAATTGCCGCCTGAACTGGCAGCCGGCCTGGTCCTGTTGGGCTGTGTTCCCGGGGGGACAGCTTCAAATGTAATGGTCTACTTAGCAAAAGGGAATCTGGCGCTGTCCGTTGCAATGACCTCGCTTTCGACTTTGCTGGCACCAGTCATGACGCCGCTCCTTTTATTGCTTCTGGCCGGACAATGGCTGCCGGTGGATCCGGTCTCGATGTTCATGTCGATTGTCCAAGTAATCATCATTCCGATCGCTTTGGGCCTGATTGTCCAAAAAGTTCTGCCAAAAGCCGTCGAAAAAAGTGTTACCGTTGTTCCGTTGATTTCCGTACTGGCGATTTTGATCATTGTGTCTGCAGTAACGGCAGCCAATGCGGCCAATGTCGTCAGTGCCGGTTTTATCGTTTTCGTAGCAGTCTTCCTGCATAATGGTTTTGGTTTGTTGTTGGGGTACCTGACAGCTAAAGCGATGGGCTTGAACGAAAATGACAGAAGAGCGATATCAATTGAAGTCGGAATGCAAAATTCAGGCCTCGGCGTAGCGCTTGCCACTGCACACTTCAGTCCGCTTGCGGCGCTGCCAAGTGTGTGGGGAGCGATTTGGCACAATATTTCCGGTCCGATTTTGGCTACCATTTGGTCGAAAAAACCGGCGGATCAAGAACAGACGGATGCTTTGCCGGCCGCAGAAAAAGTACCGGCGAAAGCGAAGCTTCAAAAATACTAA